The Erigeron canadensis isolate Cc75 chromosome 1, C_canadensis_v1, whole genome shotgun sequence genome segment TGCCAATCATGATAGTCGGAACATCATAGCGGACCAAAGAGCGCAAGCCAAAAATATCAGAATGATATTTGGCTGGCTATCCTTACATCTATGGACCAAAAACAATGAATTAATGACATACAAAATAGCTTTCATTTAAGATCAGTTTACTACCAAAGATACCTGGTAAACCATCTAGTCATCACGCAGTGAATCCATAACCCGAATATATCCACCAAAACAAATGGCTTGCCAATCTGCAGCGAAGACTATAACCCAACTAGATATATCCACCATAAAAAACGCCAATCCTTGCATGTTCTATGAGCGCAATCAGAGGCGGAGATAATAACCCAAGCAAATTACAAGCCAAAATCTTACCTTTTTTAAGAAGTCAATGGGACATGATCTGATTGTTCCCTCTCTAAAAGATACCAGAAACCTAACCCTTATGTATGCTACTCGAAGAAATATAAAATCCAATCGTGCCTCACAAACGcatgaaaagagagaaaaatgcCGATGGTAGCAAGGGTCATGGGAAATCCAATAACAAAAATCCAAATAAGCAATATTCTCTTTAACACCTATAAACAATATTGCGATAGTAGATACCAATATAGGAATTAACATGGCGCTACACATTACACCGTTTAAAACAGAGTTGTAGTCAATAATAAGGCCCGGGATGGCAGCAATACAACAAATAGCAAAAATGAACACAATAACAATAACCATACCTGCTGGGGAAGGAACCCATATTTATAACCACAAAATTTGAAGATAGTGAAGAGGTTAGTCACTGCCTCGCTGGGAGAATGCGGCAATAATATTGTGTCGAACAAACACTAGAGCCCCTCATGCTCTGCCTACCCATCGAGAACTATCAGAAACCAAAAGCCTAACAGTGACACACAGATAACAAACAACCCTCTTTCACAGGGGAGGTGTGCCGGCATAGCCTGCTATAAACATGTATTTTCAAAAGTGAATCCAAAAAAAAGTGGAAACATTACCCCATGGTATACAGCAATTGACAGAAACTGGTCAAGAAAGTATCTCGCCTGTGTCACCAAGCTTTTAAGGTAAAAATTAAAGAATGAAGCTGTTGTCTCGGTTAGAATACCAATAAAACTAAGGCACAAAAAAGTGTGTGATGAAAGAATATAGACAACCTATTTCAACATGCATAACCTGCCagaaaaaggggaaaaaaaatatcttacCCGTGACTGAAACAAAATCCATGTACAGAAAGACCACGAGAAAAAAAGCACAGAAGTACCAATCATCGCAGTTTAGTTGCCAAGCAAACCCAAAAAAACGCAAAGCAAATCAACAACACATTTTCTGTTGACGCGAAAGATCCAAGTGACTTGTGACAACATAACCCAAGCCAACAAGTCAACGAAAGATAAACTAATATAACAATATACACGGATTTTTAATCAGTATAAAGACAACTAATTATAACTAGAGCCATAATCTTGATGAAGCTGTATTATGAAGGTatccaaatatatatgtaaacatgAAAAGTAACGAGATTTTATGCCTCCAGAGGAATAAAAGGAACCAATAACACAACAACACACAATAGATCTAAAGTTTAATCTTGTTAAACAAGCAAACAACAGCAAAGGTCTAAGCAACTGTCATATGGTCTATACCTAACCGACATTACACTAGGTTAGATAATACATTAAGTACCAGTGGTCAAGGATGACACAAAGTCTTACACATTCTAAATATAAACCCAAAGATTAGTTAGGAATACCATTCGCATGGCAACAAAGGACCGTACTCAACAACCTATCAACAAAACAAAGAACGTAGACCTTCCCCTCTTTCTTACAGAAACTAAATGTAatacaacaaaaaacaaaatgcaaCTAATTATGAGTTATGATCGAATAGTTATGTACAATAAAGACTTACAAatgaaaaagaaacatattagCCGCGAAAGGAGACCAAGAACCCAAACTCATATTTTTTCGCAATGGCAAACTGCTGTACTTCTACTCCTAAACGACACGAATGGTTAGGATGTAATCTAGGACATCCGGAATCCCCCaccccacccccccccccccccccccaccccccaaaaaaaaaaaatcaaatgtgagaagtgggaCTCAAACCCTGGTAGGAAACCCAACAGCAAAGACCATACCAATGGCCTACCAACCTAAGAAAGGCCTATGAACATAATGATATGTtaaaaacaagaacatataagTACTATATTGCCTCACAATGATGAGTGATGACATCCATCTAATAACAGAATACTATACCACCCAGCTTACAAGGATACACAGGATAGAACCCACAGTCATGCTTTATATATTGATCAACACCACGTATGACAAATTGGTCATGAGCTATTCTGGCAACGCTTTCTGATGACGATGTATCAAACAAAGCATAAACATTGTTTTTACAGTAAGCCATGATGCATAGTGTTATAAAGGTACTTGTATTTAGTCAAACTATcgcaataaaataataatacctaTAATCAGTTTTCATGAACTTCTTGGATAATAACTTGTGAATCAATAACCTAATCAAGCTCTAAAAAATAGCTGTGCAAAATCGACATTCCaattacaaattataaaaagtaactAAAGCAAGTAGAACAAAGAAGCCCTTCGACAACCATCCAGTTACAAGGAAGTCACATGAACTGATGGCCATGGATCTTTCTAAACCAACAACAACCTCAATTATAGTGATATGATAAGCTTCAAAAAACTGTAGCTAAAGAGAGCCACTACTAGTAAAAACTTTATCTGTCCAAAGCCTCTAAGCAATAAGACAACCATTTAACTATGaaagaaacatatattatacaGAATACCATGGGACCACAAACCTAACGAAGAATTCACAAAACCACAAATCAACGACAAAAACTTATTCCTCAATGATCTAGTCCTAAGTTTAAGAGATTTTTATATACCACCAATCTATTATCAAGAGCTACTTAGACATAAGCAGACAAATTCGTAACTCGACTTTAATAAGAATAAAAACTTTTGATCAGAAAATTTACCTGTTAATATTGATTGAGCACAATCATCCAATTGCAAGGAAATAAGATATAGAGATCACCACGGATAACCTTCTCAGCCAGCACAACCCTACAAAATCGTTGACATtagatacaaaaaaataaatttaaataaaccCCAAAACCAAaagagataaataaataaataataacaaataacaaaagaaagaataacAAAGTATACCCACATACATACAACGAATGAAAAAAGCCCTAATCTTGATGGGAGGAGGAACACTCTAGGCAGTTGTTATCCCCCATATGAAACAGCAAACAGAGAGGAGGCTTCACATTCGATCTCTGTCATACAGGTTGAAATAGTCCATGTACCTCGCATTGAAatagaataaattaaaaacaatctGGACCAGGGCTGGGGCTTTAGAATCAGGTAATTGCAAGTAATAACCAGTTAACAGTGCAGGAAATCCATATTGTGGCTCAATTGACATGCCAAACTAATATACTATGAAGGTAAAAACTCCGCATGCTTTTGACATAATATGAAATTATCCATTTCTGGTGTGGATCTATTGAAACCAATTCCAAATCCATGTTAATATAGCAAAACAAGCACTTACattatcaaaatttttgaagattttgtgTAGTACTAAATTAAAATCTAGATAATATCGAACAGTCCATTTTTACTCTATCTATTTTAACCTGATCCCATGTTCGTCTGTATACCACAAAGCTAAACTTGCCTTATATCAAGTTTgacttatttttcttttaaaaccaAGTCTAGATGATATCAAGTTGCAAATCTTTAGTTTAAATGTTGCACAAGCGATTGCCTGACTACATACGGTTCTTCTAGAATATCTGAAAATTTCAGTAGAATATGTAACCCCAACAAGAAAAGTgtgaaaaatcacataaaacaGAAGAATTCAAAAGCAACTGCAATGCGCACTACAAGAACATCCTACATACACATGATTAACCCtgaagtacaagcctcaaagtacatgAGAAGTTGAAACATGTGTTCAGGTGTTCTGATACGGgaatacaaaagcaattgaaaattTCCCCAATACAGAAAATGTCAAAAACACATAAAGTAGGAGAGGTAAAAGCTAAAACAATTCTTGCTACAACTATCATAGATCAaccctcaagtacaagcctcaaagtacaagagatgCTTAAACGTGTGATTAGGTGTTGTAATAAAGTTGATAATATAGAAGCAATTAAAAAGTTTAGAGCCATATGTAACCCCTtgattaaaaatatcaaaaacacATAAAGTTGGGAAGTCAAAAGCTGAAGCAATCCTCGTTACAACCACCACCTGAATACACAAGATGAAACCCTccagtacaagcctcaaagtacaagagaatTCAAAACGAGTGATCATTTGTTGTTGCAGTTGGGAAATACAATAGCAATTGAAAACCTTAAGGACATGTAACCCCATCATTAAAAACATCAAAACCACGAAAACTAAGGGACTtcaaaagctaaagcaatccCCACTAAAACAACAGCCTAAATACACACAATCAAACACCcaaagtacaagcctcaaagtacaagagtaTTTGAAATGGGTGATCAGGTGTTATAATAGTTGGAATATACAAAAGCagatgaaaattttgaacataTGTAACCCCATTACTTTAGATGGAAAAACCACAGAAAGTAGGGGAGTTCAAAAGCTAACGCAATCCCCGCTACAGCAACAACCTAAATACACACACGATCAAACCCTcgagtacaagcctcaaagtacaagagcatCTAAAACGAGTGTTTAGGTGTGCATGTAGTTGGGTaatacaaaagcaattgaaaattttataacatATGTAACCCCATTGAATAAAAAATCATCAAAGAAAAGATGGGgaatacaaaagcaattgaaaaagTTATAAGATATGTAACGCCATTAAGTAAAACGTCGTCAAAGAAAATATGGGTGGTAGTCATAAGAAAAATACTTCATACATACCATGAGTTATACTAGGAAACatagtttattaaaataaacaGAAAGTCCCCATGTCAAGAACGCAATCCTTGGTGCAACATCCTAGAGACACACGATGGACCTCAAAGTACTTTATTTTCCAAATGAGAGATTGATAATCAAAATCTAAACAACCAGGAATACGTAGCAGCGAAGATCAAGTAAAAATTTCATATCTTCAAAGCTTCTTAGAAATAAGACAACCATTTAATTAAGAAAGAAATATGTATTATACAGATTTACCATGGGACCAGGTACCTAACGAAGAATTTACAAAACCACGAATCAACGGCAAAAAGTTATCTAGACCCagttttgaaagattttgatTTACCATCAATTTGTTATCAAGAACTACTTGCAGACAGATTTTCTAACTAGACTTTAatacaaaaagatattttttttatcagaaGTGTTACTATTATTTGAGCACAATCATCCATATACCTTCATTGAATGAAAAAAGCCTTAATCTTGATGGAAAGAATGCAATGTATGTTGAAAAATCCCCTTCCTTTGAGCCCTACAcaaatatattttgaatatCGAAGtgttacaaaaaataaataaataacaataataacaatacattgaaaaaagaaaaagaaaaaaagaacctTTAATCTTGATGGAAAAAGGTATCCTATCGTATATTCAATGTCATCGTTCCTTGGAACCCTAACTGGCGAATCGAACTGATCATCTCAGAACATTAAATTAAAGAAGTTGATAATAGTTTGTAAAAAGCCCTAATCTTGATATAATATCGATGGCCATACGAAGAACCTCAGGATGATGATATGTCGTCGGCCGTTGGGATGGCAGTGAATTTGGGCGGGGGGAGGTGGTGGGTTTGTTTGGCCGTTATTTTACATTGCAGTTACAgttggtatatatatacattcgtATATGTCGGTTTTGGATATCGCGTTCATTAGACGCGGGGGAAGAGCTTAACGCGGGGTTTGTTTAATAGtttcttttttacaaattacaatctTGGGTTGTATATTTTGAACATTTGCTGATGTTTATAACGTATAACTAGCATATTACTCGCGCAATACGGCGGTGGTCGTTGTGGTGATGGGGTGACTGTTGTTGACGGATGTGGTATCGAGTGGTGTAAATTactaatgtaaaattaattgatttaaagggttaatggagatactttaaaagataaatgactaaTAGTTTAGTgtagataaaaataatttaagggGTACTATGTGTAAATGTTCCACAAATTTCaacatttccaaaaataaaaagctattctttttataataaaactagatgggtgcccgcgcgttgcagcggtaccATTTAAAAAACGGTAGCTAAGTGTGGTGATGATGAATACGGAAGGCGATGGTCTGGGTGTCGGTGATGATGGACATTGTCACACTGGAAAGTGATAGTATCAAATAAAGGGAGACAAAGAAGTAGTGTGAAGTAAACGTGTGTTACTTATTTTAGGGTTAGGGTAATTTAAagatattgtaaaaaatgtttaaagtcttaaaccttattctctttataagggattatagattaAAAGTTATTctttttgtaatataatatagataaaataataataataataataataatatatcaagaCTATATTTATTCGTTTCAAGTTACTTGCATTAATATTTGTCACCTGTGGTTCGAAATTGAAGTTTGAATTTGCAAACTACTGTGTGTcctgatttatttttaattgttcATAATAATGTTTAGATGAAAAGATAAAGTTATCTTTCGTTTCATTGTCATTTGACATTGTCCAAGTAAGTTCAAAGTCAttcttttattgttatattttttttgtaagtaaCGTCAAAGTcgttctttttttaaaaaatttttgtgGGCACTTGATCAGATAGTTAcaatttgaaataaataaataataagatcATCTAATTCAATTTTTTACTATTTATCAAGCCCAAACTAACCTATCTACATATTATATGGCCCAAGTACACAAGGCCTAAAGTGCCCAAATTTTTGGGCGTCTTCTGTCTTGGAGTaccttttaatatttatatatgcatgataGTTAAATGATACGAGTACCATATACATAAAATTTAAACGCATTGGTAGGAAAAGTTTCAATCTATTAGATGATTATAGTGACTTAGTAATATGAATCAAATAACAAAGCCAAATAATCATCTAAGATAGTCGGGTTCGGATGCATAACCTCGAGCACTCCTAAATCATATAGTGTGAGTTGTATAATTTAGAATAGGGGTGCCCTATTTGGAATCCCTTTTCGTGGTTTCCTTTCCTTCGGAGATATCTCTGTTGCATTATGTACATCATGATCCGACTCTTCTTCAACTTTGATTTCGGTAATATTATTATCAACAGAAATCTTTTCGGCGTTTACTTTTTTCATATCAGAAACCTGTCCGATGTTAATAATGGAGAAACAAAGTAGTTTAGCAATATAGAAGaaactataatatatttataagattATTCTTTATTAGTTTTAACTCATTGCAATGGTGAGGAAATTATGATTTTGCTCATTAAAATTATTCTTTATTACAATGAGGGTATTATCTTTCTATCAACTTTTTCATGATGGAAAACCAGAGAATTATAATATCTAATCTACGTTTAATTATAATCTTTTTAGCATATATTGTAACACCACACACGAGAATACGAGATACGAAGTTCATTTGTTGGTTCGACACATTGAATGGAACTAGCAAAACGATTTAGTCTACTTTATACTATCCAATAATCAATAGAGCACATTGACAATTTTGACCCATATATGATTTGGGTTATGCTCATTATTGTTGGCTAAAATGAAATGGAACAAAAGTACCTATTGGATTGACAGTGTGGCCCAACGCGTATACTCGAAGCATATGCATCCTAACAAAGTTTGTTAGTGAAATACTCTTAagtcttaatatatattcatatagtaTAAGTTTGATATACTAATTGGTCGATATACTAATTGGTCAAACTAATCCTAAGGGCTAAGGGGGTAACGAAGTCAACAATTAAGAAGCTACGTGATCGATCTCAAGCTAGTTTGAACAAAAGTCACTACTCACATAGTTTTATGAGCCCAACTTTTATAGTTCATTTAATATATCAAGCCGAATAGGACTAGCATATACAAGGATTTTGTGTGCTAAAATCTTAGATATAACTTTTAGAACCAACGAACTTAAAAGTACAACCAAGCTGATAGTTATCATATGAGTTTATCAAGCTGGAGCATGTAAACAACTTCAGCTTGAAACTAACATAACAGAGCATGTATAAAAGAGAGATTAATTACCTTGCACTGGATGCTGCAATAAATGGCATCGATCAAAGTCTGATTGCAAATTATGCAGCTGCGGTAACTATTATTTTGTTGTTCCTTGACTTGAATGTTATCCCTAACCCTCAGGAACAACACcttgtttttatttgttacaTAACCCTGCATACAATCATTTGTTTATCATCAATTAAACTTTACATTCCATTGAAATTTAATAATAAGGTTATTTAGAAGTTGCTAACCTGAATTCCCGAACAATCAAAGTGTTTCTGGAAATCTGGTCTATTGATTACATTTTGATATATGTACCTACGAATCTGTCATTTATCAATGTGTCACGTATATATTAACAACATAGCATGTTATAATTCTTGCAACATGATCCACATGAATTCAAACGAATATGCATTTGTTACTCATCGTTAGAGTTGGAAGATGGACAGATACAGTTTTGTGACGGGTTGAAAATGATAACATTGATATGGATGGAAATGTGGTTAGTCAGGTTGACCTGAAACAATTTTAGCTTAGAGATATTAATTCATTGAAACTAAACAGTGTGGCAAATTAGATTCTAAATATATGTTATACATATTAAATTCTTCTAGGAAAATGTCAAAGTATTTTCTCACATATTCCACATCAGTAgaagtatttcattttcttcatttttgacGTCATTAAATAGCAAGCAATCAAGCATTCTCAAATGTTTCTCTATCAAAATCACGGGATAAGTTGTAGAAAAAATTCTTTGGAAACAGGACACTTTCACTAAGTACATCTTCATTGTATTCCGGAAATGTTTTATCAAATTTGGTATAAGAAGAAATCTCTTAGTTAGAAATGACATTGAAATACAATTGTTACTAGAGGCGAGAGTAAGGATCCAAAAGGACCAAAAGCATATATTTGATTGTGAGGTTCTCCATTGATTTTTCCTTAAATACCTATTTAGGTAGCATTGAATGTAGACCTGAATGACTATTTTTGTCTAATAAGACCCTCGTCTTTGGATGGCAGGGGACTGAAAGCACTTTCTGTGATtgttacctttaaaaaaaagtgacatCAAAAGTCCAAAACACTAAAGTTTTTGATGTACTTTATATATCGAAAATGATGTAACTATGTAAGTTTAATACTGTGTATATCAATGATCAATGTATGTCATTTGAGAAAACATATTGATAGGACTGACTTTTTCTTAGATGTGGCAAATCCAAGATTTTACACATATCCGTCAtctaatataaattataaaagaactttgaatttcaagatGCACATACCtatgtatttaattatgatatcggggctagggttccccattaccctttttttatatttaattttcctATAATTACTAAGAATTCCAATTCAAATcttcattttaaaaataaaaaaattcatattcaTTATTGATCCATAATCAAATGCTTAAGGGTAAAACAAATGAAGTAAGGGCTTTAGGCCCCAAGTATCTGGACGGCTTCACATTTTTTTAGTTATGCATATGATTATGTAGAAACAAGAATTAGAGAACTTAAGTTATATCAACTAGGTGACAGATACAAGTTTTTCAAACCTTAAGTTGTGTTGAAAAATTTATATGGTTAAACATcacataaaagattaaaaattttgtatttaatcatatttaaaaaaaataaattttatttaaaatatcaatAGTTTTATTACTCGAAAAAGCTCCGTTAATAAGAAATTGATTTAGGCCTCCGAATTGATTTAGCTGCCACTATGATCAATTATCTACGATCATAAAGTTTATGGACCAAATAATTAATTCTACATGCATCAAACAATATTCATGCAATAAATGATTGCTACAATTTAATCATATGCACTAATTAAACAAGAAGCTAGCAACACATATACTTAATCCTAGCAATCAACAAAATCTTAATTAGGTTTGTTAGTTGATATATACAATACCTTGATGTGCTTGTGTCCTTGATGTTTTGAACTACATTCATTACAAAACGATCCGATACAGTTGATGCAAAATCGATCCAACTTATCGTTAGTATGAATAGGGCAATCTTTATATTGCATAATCTTGATCATAACCAAAACCCATGGTGGCACTTCTCCACTTTTTTTCTGCAATTAGCATGAattaaaaaattcttataacttaaatcacatcaaaatccaattttaaaaaaatccaacTATTGATCAAGCTAGAaaacttaattaacaaaagttatTAGTAAAgtatatatgattatacttgAGTTGGCGATCGCATGCGTTTGCTGCCACTTCTGCCGCCGGTGGTAGTGATGGTGGTGGAGGAAATGGTTGGAAGGTCTCCCATTGTGGTGATTATGGCGGTGGCGGGAGGTAAGCTTAGGGTTTCATTAGATTGTTTATTTTTCCCGGGGTAATTAATTATGGTAGTTAGTGGTATAAGAAAATCTTCTAATGATTTTCTTGTTACAAATCGTATCTACtgcttttttgaattttaattacgACAATGTCGCTTGAATTATGGATAATAACGTATTAAGTTTTCTTATcttttaagtagtttatttttgttttttttttcttctgaattCTAGTCATATCAATATGGTTGTGACATAATTTTATAAGTTGCATGCTAAGGTTCATGTAGGTGTACACCATTACACCATTGAGTTATGTCATTCATAAATGTAACATACTAATaaattaaattctttttttcttgCAACATTTATCAAACTAAATAATTGTTGTATCGATCCCATCACATTGTGTccaaatttataatatttgtttgtGATGGAACAAAAGAAACTttcttttagaaaaagaaattataCAAAGTGTACGAAAAGGACCTATTTTAAGGTTGATAAAAATGTTCTTTCGAAAacatgtaattatatttttctttttagccGTT includes the following:
- the LOC122592651 gene encoding protein RGF1 INDUCIBLE TRANSCRIPTION FACTOR 1-like; its protein translation is MGDLPTISSTTITTTGGRSGSKRMRSPTQKKSGEVPPWVLVMIKIMQYKDCPIHTNDKLDRFCINCIGSFCNECSSKHQGHKHIKIRRYIYQNVINRPDFQKHFDCSGIQGYVTNKNKVLFLRVRDNIQVKEQQNNSYRSCIICNQTLIDAIYCSIQCKVSDMKKVNAEKISVDNNITEIKVEEESDHDVHNATEISPKERKPRKGIPNRAPLF